The Nitrospinota bacterium genome has a segment encoding these proteins:
- the lexA gene encoding repressor LexA: MMHLTKRQREIYDYLKKHINAKGYAPSIVEIGKQFQLSSPATVHKHLSHLEKKGLIKKKHNLSRAIEVLEEPVREYPVLGHIAAGSPIEVMDHREVMALLPDSGDRDIFVLKVKGSSMIEDHITDGDYVIVERREVAENGETVVALIDNDRATLKRFYRENGRVRLQPAHPDMKPIIVREGDFAIQGVVIGVLRKFNE, translated from the coding sequence ATCATGCATCTCACCAAACGCCAGAGGGAGATTTACGATTATCTCAAGAAGCATATAAATGCTAAGGGGTATGCGCCGAGCATCGTGGAGATTGGCAAACAGTTCCAACTCAGTTCTCCAGCTACGGTGCACAAGCACTTGAGTCATTTGGAAAAAAAAGGGCTGATCAAAAAAAAACATAATTTGAGCCGAGCGATTGAAGTGTTGGAAGAACCGGTTCGGGAATACCCGGTTCTTGGGCATATTGCGGCAGGTAGTCCTATAGAGGTGATGGACCATCGCGAAGTGATGGCTCTTTTGCCAGACTCAGGCGACAGGGATATTTTTGTACTCAAGGTCAAAGGCAGTTCGATGATAGAGGACCATATCACGGATGGTGATTATGTGATTGTTGAACGCAGAGAAGTGGCTGAAAACGGGGAAACGGTTGTGGCTTTGATCGATAATGATCGGGCCACTTTGAAGCGTTTTTACCGGGAGAATGGCAGAGTGCGCCTGCAACCCGCTCATCCGGATATGAAACCAATTATTGTACGAGAAGGTGATTTTGCCATTCAGGGTGTAGTCATTGGGGTTTTGCGAAAGTTTAATGAATGA